In the Streptomyces sp. NBC_00525 genome, one interval contains:
- a CDS encoding MFS transporter, which yields MSATTTAAAPPLEATAERPNAERPNTDRPPARRGSRVAVALCVVTILLAVLDSNIVSSATVPIVRDLDPVHGVDRIPWLIAAYQLAATAALPLYGKLCDSLGSKKVFLGALATFLTGSALCGMAQSMSELIAARAFQGAGGGGLMSVTMVVLRQISAAGAKKEGTGGGTGGDKKGNIGGIIAGAGMALGPWLGGALADHAGWRWIFYVNLPVGIAVLVTAALVVELPARTTRHRIDFLGAALAAAFSTALLLVTEWGGEEYAWTSPTITALALAAAVALGLFLWRQATAAEPILPLSLFALRTMRYGFAIQGLVGVAMMGSIVYVMIYLQVVRGVAATSAGLFLVPMAIGMTVVGLVSGRLVAAGWSQKTFVVSGTVSAAAALALLTTLDTDTGLWTVRGALLLMGIGFGQLIGQLIELVQDTAPPGRLGVATTGVRFFQTLGTALGASLFGAVLSRVYAAQGPGGTTSDIARLTGRAREEALDAFVSSTGAVFACATGAMVLALILATRLPGPRTTA from the coding sequence ATGTCCGCGACCACGACCGCCGCCGCACCACCGCTGGAGGCGACCGCAGAACGGCCGAACGCCGAACGACCGAACACCGACCGACCGCCCGCCCGTCGCGGCTCAAGGGTCGCCGTGGCGCTCTGCGTCGTCACGATCCTGCTGGCGGTGCTGGACTCGAACATCGTGTCCTCGGCCACCGTGCCGATCGTCCGCGACCTCGACCCCGTGCACGGCGTGGACCGGATTCCCTGGCTGATCGCCGCCTACCAGCTCGCCGCGACCGCCGCGCTGCCGCTGTACGGCAAGCTCTGCGACTCGCTCGGCTCCAAGAAGGTCTTCCTCGGGGCGCTCGCCACCTTCCTGACCGGGTCGGCACTGTGCGGAATGGCCCAGTCGATGAGCGAGCTGATCGCCGCACGCGCCTTCCAGGGCGCCGGGGGCGGCGGGCTGATGAGCGTCACCATGGTCGTCCTGCGCCAGATCTCGGCGGCCGGAGCGAAGAAGGAGGGCACCGGCGGAGGGACGGGGGGTGACAAGAAGGGCAACATCGGCGGGATCATCGCCGGCGCGGGCATGGCGCTCGGCCCCTGGCTCGGCGGCGCCCTCGCCGACCACGCGGGCTGGCGCTGGATCTTCTACGTCAACCTGCCGGTCGGCATCGCCGTCCTCGTCACCGCCGCCCTCGTGGTCGAGCTCCCCGCCCGCACGACGCGCCACCGCATCGACTTCCTCGGCGCCGCCCTCGCCGCCGCCTTCTCCACCGCGCTGCTCCTGGTCACCGAGTGGGGCGGCGAGGAGTACGCCTGGACCTCGCCCACCATCACCGCGCTCGCCCTCGCCGCCGCCGTCGCGCTCGGACTGTTCCTGTGGCGCCAGGCCACGGCCGCCGAACCGATCCTGCCGCTCTCCCTCTTCGCGCTGCGGACCATGCGCTACGGCTTCGCGATCCAGGGGCTCGTGGGCGTCGCGATGATGGGCTCGATCGTCTACGTGATGATCTACCTCCAGGTCGTCCGGGGGGTCGCCGCGACCTCCGCCGGACTCTTCCTGGTCCCGATGGCGATCGGCATGACCGTCGTCGGCCTCGTCTCCGGCAGGCTGGTGGCGGCCGGCTGGTCGCAGAAGACCTTCGTCGTCAGCGGCACCGTCTCCGCCGCGGCCGCCCTCGCCCTGCTGACCACGCTCGACACGGACACCGGCCTGTGGACGGTGCGCGGCGCGCTGCTGCTCATGGGCATCGGCTTCGGCCAGCTCATCGGCCAGCTGATCGAACTCGTCCAGGACACCGCCCCGCCCGGCCGGCTGGGCGTCGCCACCACCGGAGTCCGCTTCTTCCAGACCCTGGGCACCGCGCTCGGCGCCTCCCTCTTCGGAGCCGTTCTCAGCAGGGTGTACGCCGCGCAGGGCCCCGGCGGCACCACCAGCGACATCGCCCGGCTCACCGGCCGGGCCCGCGAGGAGGCCCTGGACGCCTTCGTCTCCTCCACCGGCGCGGTCTTCGCCTGCGCCACCGGGGCCATGGTCCTCGCCCTGATCCTGGCGACCCGGCTGCCCGGCCCCCGTACGACGGCCTGA
- the purL gene encoding phosphoribosylformylglycinamidine synthase subunit PurL, with product MSLDTVEHAAETPDTEQPWKELGLKEDEYARIREILGRRPTGAELAMYSVMWSEHCSYKSSKVHLKQFGEKVPANDAMLVGIGENAGVVDVGQGYAVTFKVESHNHPSYIEPYQGAATGVGGIVRDILAMGARPVAVVDPLRFGAADHPDTKRVLPGVVAGIGGYGNCLGLPNIGGEVVFDACYQGNPLVNAGCIGVMKHEDIHLAKASGPGNKVILYGARTGGDGIGGVSVLASETFESTGPAKRPAVQVGDPFQEKLLIECTLEIFKEKLVAGIQDLGGAGLSCATSELASAGSGGMRVELDTVPLRDSSLSPEEILMSESQERMCAIVEPQHVDRFLEICEKWDVIATVIGEVTEGSHLEIFWHGEQIVDVPPRSVAHEGPTYHRPFARPSWQDALQADDAGKLARPANGAELREQVLKLVSSPNQASKSWITDQYDRFVQGNTVLAMPEDAGMVRIDEESNLGVAMATDGNGRYAKLDPYTGAQLALAESYRNVAATGAKPLAISDCLNFGSPEDPDVMWQFAEATRGLADGCLELGTPVTGGNVSLYNQTGDTAIHPTPVVAVLGVIDDVTRRTPVAFAQEGQLLYLLGDTHEEFGGSAWSEVVHGHLGGMPPKVDLGREKLLAEILISASRDGMIDAAHDLSDGGLIQAVTESCLRGGKGARLVVPDGLDAFTLLFSESAGRAVVSVPRSEELRFNDMCGARGLPVTRIGVVDGEEIDVQGEFSIPLSELRTAHEETIPALLA from the coding sequence ATGAGCCTGGACACGGTCGAGCACGCGGCCGAAACCCCGGACACCGAGCAGCCCTGGAAGGAACTCGGCCTCAAGGAGGACGAGTACGCCCGCATCCGCGAGATCCTGGGCCGCCGCCCCACCGGCGCCGAGCTCGCCATGTACTCCGTGATGTGGTCCGAGCACTGCTCCTACAAGAGCAGCAAGGTCCACCTCAAGCAGTTCGGCGAGAAGGTCCCCGCCAACGACGCCATGCTCGTCGGCATCGGTGAGAACGCCGGTGTGGTCGACGTCGGCCAGGGGTACGCGGTCACCTTCAAGGTGGAGTCGCACAACCACCCCTCGTACATCGAGCCCTACCAGGGCGCGGCCACCGGTGTGGGCGGCATCGTCCGCGACATCCTCGCCATGGGCGCCCGCCCGGTCGCCGTCGTGGACCCGCTGCGCTTCGGCGCCGCCGACCACCCCGACACCAAGCGCGTCCTGCCGGGCGTCGTCGCGGGCATCGGCGGGTACGGCAACTGCCTCGGCCTGCCGAACATCGGCGGCGAGGTCGTCTTCGACGCCTGCTACCAGGGCAACCCGCTCGTCAACGCCGGCTGCATCGGCGTGATGAAGCACGAGGACATCCACCTCGCGAAGGCCTCCGGGCCGGGCAACAAGGTCATCCTGTACGGCGCCCGCACCGGCGGCGACGGCATCGGCGGCGTCTCCGTGCTCGCCTCGGAGACCTTCGAGTCGACCGGCCCCGCCAAGCGCCCCGCCGTCCAGGTCGGTGACCCGTTCCAGGAGAAGCTCCTCATCGAGTGCACCCTGGAGATCTTCAAGGAGAAGCTCGTCGCGGGCATCCAGGACCTCGGCGGCGCCGGGCTCTCCTGCGCCACGTCCGAGCTGGCCTCCGCGGGCTCCGGCGGCATGCGCGTCGAGCTGGACACGGTGCCGCTGCGCGACTCCTCCCTCTCGCCCGAGGAAATCCTCATGAGCGAGTCGCAGGAGCGCATGTGCGCCATCGTCGAGCCGCAGCACGTGGACCGCTTCCTGGAGATCTGCGAGAAGTGGGACGTCATCGCCACCGTCATCGGTGAGGTGACCGAGGGCTCCCACCTGGAGATCTTCTGGCACGGCGAGCAGATCGTGGACGTGCCGCCGCGGTCCGTCGCCCACGAGGGCCCGACCTACCACCGCCCGTTCGCCCGCCCGTCCTGGCAGGACGCGCTGCAGGCCGACGACGCCGGCAAGCTGGCCCGCCCCGCTAACGGCGCCGAGCTGCGCGAGCAGGTCCTCAAGCTGGTCTCGTCGCCGAACCAGGCGTCGAAGTCCTGGATCACGGACCAGTACGACCGGTTCGTGCAGGGCAACACCGTCCTCGCGATGCCGGAGGACGCCGGCATGGTCCGCATCGACGAGGAGTCCAACCTCGGTGTGGCCATGGCGACCGACGGCAACGGCCGGTACGCCAAGCTCGACCCGTACACCGGGGCGCAGCTCGCGCTCGCCGAGTCGTACCGCAACGTCGCCGCCACCGGCGCCAAGCCGCTCGCGATCTCGGACTGCCTGAACTTCGGTTCGCCCGAGGACCCGGACGTCATGTGGCAGTTCGCCGAGGCCACCCGCGGTCTCGCGGACGGCTGCCTGGAGCTGGGCACCCCGGTCACCGGCGGCAACGTCTCGCTGTACAACCAGACCGGTGACACGGCGATCCACCCGACGCCGGTCGTGGCCGTGCTCGGTGTGATCGACGACGTCACGCGGCGTACGCCGGTCGCCTTCGCGCAGGAGGGCCAGCTCCTCTACCTGCTGGGCGACACGCACGAGGAGTTCGGCGGCTCGGCCTGGTCCGAGGTCGTCCACGGCCACCTCGGCGGCATGCCGCCCAAGGTGGACCTGGGCCGCGAGAAGCTGCTCGCCGAGATCCTGATCTCGGCCTCCCGCGACGGCATGATCGACGCGGCGCACGACCTGTCGGACGGCGGCCTCATCCAGGCGGTCACCGAGTCCTGCCTGCGTGGCGGGAAGGGTGCCCGGCTGGTCGTGCCGGACGGCCTCGACGCGTTCACGCTGCTGTTCTCCGAGTCCGCGGGCCGCGCGGTCGTCTCGGTGCCGCGCAGCGAGGAGCTGCGGTTCAACGACATGTGCGGGGCGCGCGGTCTGCCCGTGACCCGCATCGGTGTCGTGGACGGCGAGGAGATCGACGTCCAGGGCGAGTTCAGCATCCCGCTGAGCGAGCTGCGTACGGCGCACGAGGAGACGATCCCGGCGCTGCTGGCGTAG
- the purQ gene encoding phosphoribosylformylglycinamidine synthase subunit PurQ, which produces MTARIGVVTFPGTLDDQDALRAVRVAGAEPVSLWHRDKDLHQVDAVILAGGFSYGDYLRAGAISRFSPVMETLIEQAKAGLPVLGICNGFQVLTEAHLLPGAMLRNNHLHFVCRDQTLRVENAGTAWTSDYAEGQEISVPLKNMDGRYTADERTLDELEAEGRVAFRYVGRNPNGSLRDIAGVTNAAGNVVGLMPHPEHAVEPLIGTGRTDGLGFFTSIIKKLVNA; this is translated from the coding sequence GTGACCGCTCGTATCGGAGTCGTCACCTTTCCGGGCACGCTCGACGACCAGGACGCCCTGCGGGCCGTACGGGTCGCGGGCGCCGAACCCGTATCGCTGTGGCACCGCGACAAGGACCTGCACCAGGTCGACGCGGTGATCCTGGCCGGCGGATTCTCGTACGGCGACTATCTGCGCGCCGGAGCCATCTCCCGGTTCTCGCCGGTCATGGAGACGCTGATCGAGCAGGCGAAGGCGGGCCTGCCGGTCCTCGGCATCTGCAACGGCTTCCAGGTCCTCACCGAGGCGCACCTGCTGCCCGGCGCGATGCTGCGCAACAACCACCTGCACTTCGTCTGCCGCGACCAGACGCTGCGCGTCGAGAACGCGGGCACCGCCTGGACCTCGGACTACGCCGAGGGCCAGGAGATCTCCGTCCCGCTCAAGAACATGGACGGCCGCTACACCGCCGACGAGCGCACGCTCGACGAGCTGGAGGCGGAGGGCCGCGTCGCCTTCCGGTACGTGGGCCGCAACCCCAACGGCTCGCTCCGCGACATCGCGGGCGTCACCAACGCCGCGGGCAACGTCGTCGGTCTGATGCCGCACCCGGAGCACGCGGTGGAGCCGCTGATCGGCACCGGTCGCACCGACGGTCTCGGTTTCTTCACCTCGATCATCAAGAAGCTGGTCAACGCATGA
- the purS gene encoding phosphoribosylformylglycinamidine synthase subunit PurS, which yields MARVVVDVMLKPEILDPQGQAVQRALPRLGFEGIADVRQGKRFELEVEGPVDDAALARIHEMAETFLANTVIEDFTVKVENAEESK from the coding sequence GTGGCACGCGTCGTAGTCGACGTCATGCTCAAGCCCGAGATCCTCGACCCGCAGGGACAGGCGGTGCAGCGCGCACTGCCCCGTCTCGGCTTCGAGGGAATCGCGGACGTACGTCAGGGAAAGCGTTTCGAGCTGGAGGTCGAGGGGCCGGTCGATGACGCCGCCCTCGCCCGTATTCACGAGATGGCGGAGACCTTCCTCGCCAACACCGTGATCGAGGACTTCACCGTGAAGGTGGAGAACGCCGAGGAGTCGAAGTGA
- a CDS encoding histone-like nucleoid-structuring protein Lsr2, with protein MAQRVVVTLSDDIDGGAAAETVGFALDGKSYEIDLNQSNAKKLRDALAPYMAAGRKQTNTGKSGKAPVPYRHTALAPDPAAVRAWARSHRMDVPARGRIPKSVYEAFREAS; from the coding sequence GTGGCGCAGCGCGTAGTGGTCACACTCTCCGACGACATCGACGGGGGAGCGGCGGCGGAAACGGTCGGCTTCGCCCTGGACGGGAAGTCGTACGAGATCGACCTCAATCAGTCCAACGCAAAGAAACTGCGCGACGCCCTGGCCCCGTACATGGCGGCCGGTCGCAAGCAGACAAATACCGGCAAGAGCGGCAAGGCGCCCGTTCCGTACCGGCACACCGCGCTGGCGCCCGACCCGGCGGCGGTGCGCGCCTGGGCGCGCTCGCACCGGATGGACGTGCCGGCCCGGGGGCGCATCCCCAAGAGCGTCTACGAGGCGTTCCGGGAAGCGAGTTAA
- a CDS encoding ABC transporter ATP-binding protein — protein MTSDDMARECVIQAEDVRRRYDGGFEAVSGVSFSVARGELFALLGTNGAGKTSTVELLEGLDRPDGGRIQVLGHDPYGERAAVRPRIGVMLQEGGFPSELTAAETVRMWAGCTSDSRPTAEALELVGLGHRGRVRVKQLSGGERRRLDLALALLGRPEVLFLDEPTTGLDAEGRRDTWELVRRLQEEGTTVLLTTHYLEEAEALADRLAIMHRGRIVTAGTPAEVTAARPARIRFELPDDVPAARLPLVLHAAAEGRRVEIRTFRLQDSLAELLRWAAESDVVLHKLDARAASLEEAFLDIARSAAETEEVPVP, from the coding sequence ATGACCAGCGACGACATGGCCCGTGAGTGCGTGATCCAGGCGGAGGACGTCCGCCGCCGCTACGACGGCGGCTTCGAGGCCGTGAGCGGCGTCTCGTTCTCGGTGGCACGTGGCGAACTGTTCGCCCTGCTCGGGACGAACGGCGCCGGCAAGACCTCCACCGTCGAGCTGCTGGAGGGCCTGGACCGCCCCGACGGCGGCCGGATCCAGGTCCTCGGCCACGACCCGTACGGCGAGCGCGCGGCGGTCCGCCCCCGCATCGGCGTGATGCTCCAGGAGGGCGGCTTCCCCTCGGAACTGACGGCCGCCGAGACGGTACGGATGTGGGCGGGTTGCACCAGCGACTCCCGGCCGACCGCGGAGGCCCTGGAGCTGGTCGGCCTCGGCCACCGCGGCCGGGTCCGGGTCAAGCAGCTCTCGGGCGGTGAGCGGCGGCGCCTCGACCTGGCGCTGGCCCTGCTCGGCCGGCCCGAGGTGCTCTTCCTGGACGAGCCGACGACCGGCCTGGACGCCGAGGGCCGCCGCGACACCTGGGAGCTGGTCCGCCGGCTCCAGGAGGAGGGCACCACGGTCCTGCTCACCACGCACTACCTGGAGGAGGCGGAGGCCCTCGCGGACCGGCTCGCGATCATGCACCGGGGCCGGATCGTCACGGCGGGCACCCCCGCCGAGGTGACGGCCGCCCGCCCCGCCCGCATCCGCTTCGAGCTGCCCGACGACGTACCGGCCGCACGGCTGCCCCTGGTCCTCCACGCCGCCGCCGAGGGCCGCCGGGTGGAGATCCGCACGTTCCGCCTCCAGGACTCCCTCGCCGAACTGCTGCGCTGGGCCGCCGAATCGGACGTCGTGCTGCACAAGCTCGACGCCCGCGCGGCCTCGCTCGAAGAGGCGTTCCTCGACATCGCGAGGTCCGCCGCCGAAACCGAAGAGGTACCCGTTCCATGA
- a CDS encoding ABC transporter permease — protein sequence MTTATTPAADTAARTTALGRLTALGRAELALLARNRTAIFVALFMPAAMIMSMRSAFKNIDLDGTGLTMAGAALLGGIGVVLIQALYMNMAAAYVARREELVLKRLRTGEITDREILTGTALPSAALALAQSAVIVAAGAFFFDLGAPERPDLLLVGLLLGMVLLTALAAVTSVVTRTVQTAQLTTLPLFLVSMMGSGLFVPLDVFPDRLAAFCEFLPVTGVMTLIRAGWFGIPESSDLIGAALTGLAWTALAVFAVQRWFRWEPRR from the coding sequence ATGACCACCGCGACCACCCCTGCGGCCGACACCGCCGCCCGCACCACGGCCCTGGGCCGGCTGACCGCCCTCGGGCGCGCCGAGCTGGCACTGCTCGCCCGGAACCGGACGGCGATCTTCGTCGCGCTGTTCATGCCGGCGGCGATGATCATGTCCATGCGGTCGGCGTTCAAGAACATCGACCTCGACGGCACCGGCCTGACCATGGCCGGGGCCGCACTCCTGGGCGGCATCGGAGTGGTGCTCATCCAGGCCCTCTACATGAACATGGCCGCCGCCTACGTCGCCCGGCGCGAGGAACTGGTCCTGAAGCGGCTGCGCACCGGCGAGATCACGGACCGGGAGATCCTCACCGGGACGGCCCTGCCCTCCGCCGCCCTCGCGCTGGCGCAGAGCGCGGTGATCGTCGCCGCCGGCGCGTTCTTCTTCGACCTCGGCGCCCCCGAACGCCCGGACCTGCTGCTGGTCGGACTGCTGCTGGGCATGGTGCTGCTGACGGCCCTGGCCGCCGTCACCTCCGTCGTCACGCGCACGGTGCAGACGGCCCAGCTGACGACCCTTCCGCTGTTCCTGGTCTCGATGATGGGTTCGGGCCTCTTCGTCCCGCTAGACGTCTTCCCGGACCGGCTCGCGGCGTTCTGCGAGTTCCTGCCCGTGACCGGCGTGATGACCCTGATCCGGGCCGGCTGGTTCGGCATCCCCGAGAGCTCCGACCTGATCGGCGCCGCGCTGACCGGGCTGGCCTGGACCGCACTCGCCGTGTTTGCTGTGCAGCGGTGGTTCCGCTGGGAACCGCGACGCTGA
- a CDS encoding sensor histidine kinase, whose translation MRVRGWRRSWQERSKLERIDLYSRFTISVMPWFFALAWQGVPFGSDIRHAPLPLALGAALLLASLAQCLLSNLNLPASYEHYLGTSVFPQRRLWAPVALLLLAIGLLAVLAGVDGVHGAGLLLMALNAPVALVITRVLLVPIRRFLIESLGLTALITGALAVAGVRGGTLAAVVPCSLFGCVLMLISIRPSAWSMSVMWQAEEARDVQARLAVAEERLRFGRDMHDVLGRNLAVIALKSELAVELAQRGRPEAVEQMVEVQRIARASQQEVRDVVRGYREADLTTELAGAKGVLNAAGIECTVTGDGGERLPAPVQSALGWVVREAATNVLRHGDPRACVIRVTTTADAAVLRVENDGAAAAVAAPASGTAGSGLAGLRERLGALDGTLEAGLAENGRFHLTASIPLTEAEGRRKRGMPPGTAVAPGVIVGPGRGLLEGRR comes from the coding sequence ATCCGGGTACGGGGCTGGCGCCGCAGCTGGCAGGAGCGCAGCAAGCTGGAGCGGATCGACCTGTACTCACGGTTCACCATCTCCGTGATGCCCTGGTTCTTCGCCCTGGCCTGGCAGGGGGTGCCCTTCGGGTCGGACATCCGCCATGCACCCCTTCCGCTGGCGCTGGGAGCGGCGCTGCTCCTGGCGAGCCTGGCGCAGTGCCTGCTGAGCAACCTCAACCTCCCGGCGTCGTACGAGCACTACCTCGGCACCTCCGTCTTCCCCCAGCGGCGCCTGTGGGCACCCGTGGCGCTCCTGCTGCTGGCCATCGGGCTGCTGGCGGTGCTGGCCGGGGTGGACGGGGTGCACGGCGCCGGGCTGCTGCTCATGGCGCTGAACGCCCCGGTGGCCCTCGTGATCACACGCGTCCTGCTGGTGCCGATCCGCCGCTTCCTGATCGAGTCGCTCGGCCTCACCGCCCTGATCACCGGGGCACTCGCGGTGGCGGGGGTCCGGGGCGGCACGCTGGCCGCCGTGGTGCCGTGCAGCCTCTTCGGCTGTGTGCTGATGCTGATCTCGATCCGGCCCAGCGCCTGGAGCATGAGCGTGATGTGGCAGGCGGAGGAGGCGCGGGACGTGCAGGCCAGGCTCGCCGTCGCCGAGGAACGGCTGCGGTTCGGCCGGGACATGCACGACGTGCTGGGCCGCAACCTCGCGGTGATCGCCCTCAAGAGCGAACTCGCGGTGGAGCTGGCGCAGCGCGGCCGGCCGGAGGCGGTGGAGCAGATGGTCGAGGTGCAGCGGATAGCGCGGGCCTCCCAGCAGGAGGTGCGCGATGTGGTACGCGGCTACCGCGAGGCCGACCTCACCACCGAACTGGCCGGTGCCAAGGGCGTGCTGAACGCGGCCGGCATCGAGTGCACGGTGACCGGCGACGGCGGGGAGCGGCTGCCCGCGCCCGTCCAGTCGGCGCTCGGCTGGGTGGTCCGGGAGGCGGCGACCAATGTGCTGCGCCACGGCGACCCGCGCGCGTGCGTGATCCGGGTGACCACGACAGCGGACGCCGCGGTGCTCCGGGTGGAGAACGACGGCGCGGCGGCCGCCGTTGCCGCGCCCGCGTCGGGCACCGCCGGCTCCGGGCTGGCCGGCCTCCGGGAACGGCTCGGCGCGCTGGACGGCACGCTGGAGGCGGGGCTCGCGGAGAACGGCCGCTTCCATCTGACCGCCAGCATCCCGCTGACCGAGGCGGAGGGCCGCCGCAAGCGGGGAATGCCGCCGGGGACCGCGGTGGCCCCCGGCGTGATCGTGGGGCCGGGACGCGGCCTGCTGGAAGGAAGACGATGA
- a CDS encoding response regulator transcription factor, which translates to MTAVRVLLADDEHLIRGALAALLAMEEDLVVVAEAATGPEALAMARAHRPDVAVLDLEMPGADGVSVATSLRAELPDCRTMIVTSHGRPGHLKRALAAGVRAFVPKTVSARQLAGIIRTVHAGNRYVDPELAADAIAAGDSPLTVRETEVLELAADGTSVAEIAERASLSQGTVRNYLSAAATKLGAENRHAAVRLARQRGWV; encoded by the coding sequence ATGACCGCGGTACGGGTGCTGCTCGCCGACGACGAGCATCTGATCCGGGGCGCGCTGGCCGCCCTCCTCGCGATGGAGGAGGACCTGGTGGTGGTCGCGGAGGCGGCGACGGGGCCGGAGGCGCTGGCCATGGCCCGTGCGCACCGGCCGGACGTGGCGGTGCTGGACCTGGAGATGCCGGGGGCGGACGGTGTGAGTGTGGCCACATCGCTGCGGGCCGAACTCCCGGACTGCCGCACGATGATCGTGACCAGCCACGGCCGGCCCGGCCATCTCAAGCGGGCCCTCGCGGCGGGTGTGCGGGCCTTCGTCCCGAAGACCGTCAGCGCCCGTCAGCTGGCCGGCATCATCCGCACCGTGCACGCGGGAAACCGCTATGTGGACCCGGAGTTGGCGGCGGACGCCATCGCCGCCGGGGACTCGCCGCTGACCGTGCGCGAGACCGAGGTGCTGGAGCTGGCAGCCGACGGGACGTCGGTCGCGGAGATCGCCGAACGGGCCTCGCTGTCGCAGGGGACCGTACGCAACTACCTGTCCGCGGCGGCCACGAAGCTCGGGGCCGAGAACCGTCATGCGGCGGTGCGTCTCGCACGGCAGCGGGGTTGGGTATAG
- a CDS encoding phosphoribosylaminoimidazolesuccinocarboxamide synthase produces MSGFVEKPEPVQVPGLTHLHTGKVRDLYRNEAGDLVMVASDRISAYDWVLPTEIPDKGRVLTRLSMWWFDQLADLVPNHVLSTEVPAGAPEDWAGRTMICTSLRMVPVECVARGYLTGSGLLEYDASRTVCGIGLPDGLVDGSELPGAIFTPATKAAVGDHDENVSYEEVARQVGTETAAALRRTTLDVYGRARDIARERGIILADTKFEFGYAPTADGGEQLTLADEVLTPDSSRFWPAASWEPGHAQPSYDKQFVRDWLTSPASGWDRRSEQPPPALPQEVVDATRAKYVEAYELLTGTPWQ; encoded by the coding sequence GTGTCCGGATTCGTAGAAAAGCCCGAGCCCGTGCAGGTACCGGGACTCACCCACCTGCACACCGGCAAGGTGCGCGACCTGTACCGGAACGAGGCCGGTGACCTCGTCATGGTCGCCAGTGACCGGATCTCCGCGTACGACTGGGTGCTGCCGACCGAGATCCCGGACAAGGGCCGCGTTCTGACCCGGCTGTCGATGTGGTGGTTCGACCAGCTCGCCGACCTGGTGCCCAACCATGTGCTGTCCACCGAGGTGCCCGCCGGGGCGCCCGAGGACTGGGCCGGGCGCACGATGATCTGCACGTCGCTGCGGATGGTCCCGGTCGAGTGCGTCGCCCGCGGCTACCTCACGGGCTCCGGCCTGCTGGAGTACGACGCCTCGCGCACCGTCTGCGGCATCGGCCTGCCGGACGGCCTGGTGGACGGCTCCGAGCTGCCGGGCGCGATCTTCACGCCCGCCACCAAGGCCGCCGTCGGCGACCACGACGAGAACGTGAGCTACGAGGAGGTGGCCCGCCAGGTCGGCACGGAGACCGCCGCCGCGCTGCGCCGGACCACCCTGGACGTGTACGGCAGGGCCCGCGACATCGCGCGCGAGCGCGGGATCATCCTCGCGGACACCAAGTTCGAGTTCGGCTACGCGCCCACCGCGGACGGCGGCGAGCAACTGACCCTCGCCGACGAGGTCCTGACCCCGGACTCCTCCCGCTTCTGGCCGGCCGCCTCCTGGGAGCCGGGCCACGCCCAGCCGTCCTACGACAAGCAGTTCGTCCGCGACTGGCTGACCTCGCCGGCCTCCGGCTGGGACCGCAGGAGCGAGCAGCCGCCCCCGGCCCTGCCCCAGGAGGTCGTGGACGCGACGCGCGCCAAGTACGTGGAGGCGTACGAGCTGCTCACCGGCACCCCCTGGCAGTAG